Proteins encoded by one window of Mailhella massiliensis:
- a CDS encoding TIGR00269 family protein, translating into MKCRRCHARAVVSLPSHNTAFCPDCFLDFFSRQVDRGIREHKLMTREDRVLVALSGGKDSLALMLELGRQGYNVTGLHIDLGIPQSSPAARGVVERFCQKYDFPLIIRDMAAEGLAIPDVKAALRRPVCSACGKIKRYYFNQTAREGGFNVLATGHNLDDEVARLTSNTLRWDRAYLSDQGPLLEDSDGFTRKVKPFWRVTEFETANYAFLMGIENHYAPCPYSEGASFSTLKGLWLELEEKMPGRKMDFYHGFLERGKPAFRQEEEKKGQTLQPCARCGYPTSTEVCGVCRIREALAAKK; encoded by the coding sequence ATGAAGTGCCGCCGCTGCCATGCCCGCGCCGTTGTTTCCCTGCCCAGTCATAATACCGCCTTCTGCCCCGACTGCTTTCTGGATTTCTTTTCCCGCCAGGTGGACAGAGGCATACGGGAACATAAGCTCATGACCAGGGAAGACCGCGTTCTGGTAGCCCTTTCCGGCGGCAAGGATTCCCTCGCCCTCATGCTGGAACTCGGCAGACAGGGCTACAACGTCACGGGCCTGCATATCGATCTCGGCATTCCGCAGTCCTCTCCGGCGGCCCGCGGCGTGGTGGAACGCTTCTGCCAGAAGTACGATTTTCCCCTCATCATACGCGACATGGCCGCCGAAGGGCTGGCCATTCCCGACGTGAAGGCCGCACTCCGCCGCCCCGTCTGTTCCGCCTGCGGAAAAATCAAGCGCTACTACTTCAATCAGACGGCGCGCGAAGGCGGCTTCAACGTGCTCGCCACCGGCCACAATCTCGACGACGAGGTGGCACGCCTCACCAGCAACACCCTGCGCTGGGACAGAGCCTATCTCAGCGATCAGGGGCCCCTGCTGGAGGATTCCGACGGTTTCACCCGCAAGGTCAAGCCGTTCTGGCGCGTTACGGAGTTCGAAACGGCCAACTACGCCTTCCTCATGGGCATAGAAAACCACTACGCGCCCTGCCCCTACAGCGAAGGGGCCAGCTTTTCCACGCTGAAGGGCCTGTGGCTTGAGCTGGAAGAAAAAATGCCCGGCAGAAAAATGGACTTCTATCACGGCTTTCTGGAACGCGGAAAACCCGCCTTCCGACAGGAGGAGGAAAAAAAGGGACAGACCCTTCAGCCCTGCGCCCGCTGCGGCTACCCCACCTCCACGGAAGTATGCGGCGTCTGCCGCATACGCGAAGCCCTCGCGGCAAAAAAGTAA
- a CDS encoding AbrB family transcriptional regulator — protein MNHQILMLVVSGTAMGCLFKYLNIPGGCMLGAVVGSMIVKLLGLSGMQMPSLFYNGAQIAIGICVGSMISLDMLSSMKDQIPVMVLSTAILLLAGLGSAFVVRHMTDLDVTSSILATSPGGLNAVIGLADAAEHLPKIMAFQMTRLYVVILLVPVFCWCMKFFFHK, from the coding sequence ATGAATCATCAGATACTTATGCTTGTTGTCAGCGGAACGGCCATGGGCTGCCTTTTTAAATACCTGAACATTCCCGGGGGCTGTATGCTCGGCGCCGTCGTGGGCAGCATGATCGTCAAGCTTCTCGGCCTTTCCGGGATGCAGATGCCCTCGCTTTTTTACAACGGCGCGCAGATAGCCATCGGTATCTGCGTCGGTTCCATGATTTCTCTGGATATGCTTTCCAGCATGAAGGATCAGATTCCCGTCATGGTGCTGAGTACGGCCATTCTGCTTCTGGCAGGACTCGGTTCGGCCTTTGTGGTGCGGCACATGACGGATCTGGACGTGACAAGCTCCATTCTCGCCACATCGCCGGGCGGACTCAACGCCGTCATCGGCCTTGCCGACGCGGCGGAACATCTGCCCAAGATCATGGCCTTTCAGATGACGCGTTTGTATGTGGTCATCCTGCTGGTGCCCGTGTTCTGCTGGTGCATGAAGTTTTTCTTCCATAAGTAG
- a CDS encoding dicarboxylate/amino acid:cation symporter, which translates to MKTRISLPAQMAIGMALGVAAGLAAPSMGFDTAWFKPIGQLFINLIRMVVVPLVLTTIVAGAASVGDLSKLGRLASKTLIYYFCTTAVAVFIGLVFANILNPGEGLNLSTEGLKAQAVQAPKMMDVFLNIVPLNPIDSMSKGNMLQVIFFAMIFGFGLSAVGEKGKTVLSFFEGCAEVMIKVTNMVMIYAPIGVFGLIAFTVASHGAAVLLPLLKVIGVMYLACLCHVLFCYIPLVKACGLSIPLFFQMLAAPMIISFTTCSSAAALSTNLIQVQKLGASKPVASFSIPLGNTINMDGTAVYMGVVAIFVAELYGIPMPFDKQFEVILVGVLASIGTVGVPGAGLLMSSIVFTQVGIPLEGIAIIAGIDRVMDMARTSVNVLGDATGAIVVSRWEGDLSPEAGARFAEEEGE; encoded by the coding sequence ATGAAAACCCGCATCAGCCTGCCTGCACAGATGGCCATAGGCATGGCCCTCGGTGTGGCAGCCGGCCTTGCCGCGCCCTCCATGGGGTTCGACACCGCCTGGTTCAAGCCCATCGGCCAGCTCTTCATCAACCTCATCCGCATGGTCGTTGTGCCTCTGGTACTGACCACCATCGTAGCGGGCGCTGCCAGCGTGGGCGATCTGAGCAAGCTCGGCCGCCTGGCTTCCAAGACTCTCATCTACTATTTCTGCACCACCGCCGTGGCCGTGTTCATCGGCCTTGTCTTCGCCAACATTCTGAACCCCGGCGAAGGGCTCAACCTTTCCACCGAAGGACTGAAGGCGCAGGCCGTGCAGGCGCCCAAGATGATGGATGTGTTCCTCAACATCGTGCCCCTGAACCCCATCGACTCCATGAGCAAGGGCAACATGCTGCAGGTCATCTTCTTCGCCATGATCTTCGGCTTCGGCCTGAGCGCCGTGGGCGAAAAGGGCAAGACCGTCCTTTCCTTCTTCGAAGGCTGCGCCGAGGTCATGATCAAGGTGACCAACATGGTCATGATCTACGCCCCCATCGGCGTATTCGGCCTCATCGCCTTCACCGTGGCCAGCCACGGCGCGGCCGTGCTGCTGCCGCTGCTCAAGGTCATCGGCGTCATGTATCTGGCCTGCCTCTGCCATGTGCTGTTCTGCTACATTCCTCTGGTGAAGGCCTGCGGTCTCAGCATTCCTCTGTTCTTCCAGATGCTCGCCGCGCCCATGATCATTTCCTTCACCACCTGCTCCAGCGCCGCCGCGCTGTCCACCAACCTCATTCAGGTGCAGAAGCTCGGCGCCTCCAAGCCTGTGGCCTCCTTCTCCATTCCTCTCGGCAATACCATCAACATGGACGGTACGGCCGTGTACATGGGCGTGGTGGCCATTTTCGTGGCCGAGCTGTACGGCATCCCCATGCCCTTCGACAAGCAGTTTGAAGTCATCCTCGTGGGTGTGCTCGCCTCCATCGGCACCGTGGGCGTGCCCGGCGCCGGTCTTCTCATGAGCTCCATCGTGTTCACCCAGGTGGGCATTCCGCTGGAAGGCATCGCCATCATCGCGGGCATCGACCGTGTGATGGACATGGCCCGCACCTCCGTGAACGTGCTCGGCGACGCCACCGGCGCCATCGTCGTCTCCCGCTGGGAAGGCGATCTCAGCCCCGAAGCCGGGGCCCGCTTCGCCGAAGAAGAAGGCGAATAA
- a CDS encoding glycosyltransferase family 9 protein, producing the protein MNDLSTFRPKRILVCQQRQIGDVLLASPVFELLKRRFPEAEVHLFTEKKCEPLLRYNPFIDAFHLIDKKGGFFRQLAFYRNVAACGFDLVVDLQQLPRCRMMTLISRAPVRLSFPASVFSRLRYNCLVQPQEGYASQTKVSLLAPLGIHWQGEGPRIFLQEEERRTARELLKACGFREGRRLIAVDSTHRRASKRWPAQRFAALMSLLARHDDSMSFLLLRGPGEDSDIAALKKLCLDAGLAPETLLVPEPLPDIRLSAACLAEADLLVGNCSSPRHMAAALNVPSLVIPGASGTAWRYPSPLHEELRPDLPCQPCSRTECDDPQCLLCVTPEEAFAKALELLQKTKRTRSD; encoded by the coding sequence ATGAACGACCTTTCCACCTTCCGTCCGAAACGCATTCTCGTCTGCCAGCAGCGGCAGATAGGCGACGTACTGCTGGCCTCGCCCGTGTTCGAACTTCTGAAACGGCGCTTCCCGGAAGCGGAAGTGCATCTCTTCACGGAAAAAAAATGCGAACCGCTGCTGCGGTACAATCCCTTCATCGACGCCTTTCACCTCATTGATAAGAAAGGCGGCTTCTTCCGCCAGCTCGCCTTCTACCGCAACGTGGCCGCGTGCGGCTTCGACCTTGTCGTCGACCTGCAGCAGCTTCCGCGCTGCCGTATGATGACCCTCATAAGCCGCGCCCCCGTGCGCCTTTCCTTCCCTGCTTCCGTGTTTTCCCGCCTGCGCTACAACTGCCTCGTACAGCCGCAGGAAGGCTATGCCTCGCAAACCAAGGTATCTCTGCTCGCTCCGCTCGGCATACACTGGCAGGGAGAAGGCCCTCGTATCTTCCTGCAGGAAGAGGAACGCCGCACTGCCCGGGAACTTTTGAAGGCCTGCGGATTCCGGGAAGGCCGACGCCTCATTGCCGTGGACTCCACGCACCGCCGCGCCTCCAAGCGCTGGCCTGCGCAACGCTTTGCGGCCCTCATGAGTCTGCTTGCCCGGCACGACGACTCCATGAGTTTTCTGCTGCTGCGCGGCCCGGGAGAGGACTCCGATATCGCCGCTCTGAAAAAGCTCTGCCTCGATGCGGGCCTTGCCCCCGAAACGCTGCTTGTGCCGGAACCGCTGCCCGATATACGCCTTTCCGCCGCCTGTCTGGCTGAGGCCGACCTGCTTGTGGGCAACTGCTCTTCCCCTCGCCACATGGCGGCGGCGCTGAACGTACCGAGTCTCGTCATTCCCGGAGCCTCGGGCACGGCATGGCGCTACCCCTCCCCTCTTCATGAGGAGCTGCGGCCAGACCTGCCCTGTCAACCCTGCTCCCGGACGGAGTGCGACGATCCCCAGTGCCTGCTGTGCGTAACGCCGGAAGAAGCCTTTGCCAAGGCTCTGGAACTTCTGCAGAAAACAAAACGCACCCGCAGCGACTGA
- a CDS encoding FAD-dependent oxidoreductase: protein MPQLIYGVWDNVVYDNRGSAAPTSPKDLPLELFDQFNEGNPTEVFLSNRGFLVFSRTASLAWALWKHHERLAAESCGKCSPCRAGSHILAQELEKACHGGEVNWEEVRDITEQMHETSLCGVGRTGTTPLLNAIAHFPDELRPFPFHGNAGFYSVTTSPCIEACPSHVNVPRYIDYLQDGHNDLASGVVLNHYPLAGSCGRVCVRYCEKACRRAQVDAPVDIKNLKRFAADKTIVPGILKPEPCPTTKNKRVAVIGAGPVGVTCAYQLLETGYPVDIYEAHDKAGGMVRYGIPFYRLPKNVLLQENELVKQMGGMFFFKQKLGRDFHIDDLFNRGYKAVFIATGCPLGGYLGMEGEDTSLPGYENGIDFLEKVHDTLETGVTPSMEGDVVVVGGGNVAMDCCRSAVRMTNGKVHLVYRRTEADAPADREEIVEAMREGVQFHFLSGQDSLVVEDGKIKGLRCVAMQQTEPDESGRRGVTPIPGSEFVIPCDHVIAAIGQKSDPAMLTSEDGIALDRKNCIIVDEYQATSRPGVFAGGDGTTGPRTKGPSVLIHGMAQGSIGAQAIVSYLEYGKPPFLARERISELIRKADLLGDEPVCGQEKKARVKLSELAPAERAGNFKEVELGMSQEEAWKEARRCMRCYRIMSVVTRSPIPGFKA, encoded by the coding sequence ATGCCGCAGCTGATTTACGGAGTCTGGGACAATGTCGTGTACGACAATCGCGGCTCCGCTGCTCCCACCTCTCCGAAGGATTTGCCGCTGGAACTTTTCGATCAGTTCAACGAAGGAAATCCCACGGAGGTTTTTCTCAGCAACCGGGGCTTTCTGGTCTTTTCCCGCACGGCCAGTCTCGCCTGGGCGCTGTGGAAGCATCATGAACGCCTTGCCGCCGAATCCTGCGGCAAGTGTTCGCCCTGCCGCGCCGGCTCGCACATTCTCGCTCAGGAGCTGGAAAAGGCCTGCCACGGCGGAGAGGTGAACTGGGAAGAAGTGCGCGACATCACCGAACAGATGCACGAAACCTCCCTCTGCGGTGTGGGCCGCACGGGCACGACGCCTCTTCTCAACGCCATTGCCCATTTCCCCGACGAGCTGCGCCCCTTCCCCTTCCACGGGAACGCGGGCTTCTATTCCGTCACCACAAGCCCCTGCATCGAAGCCTGCCCGAGCCACGTCAACGTGCCCCGCTACATCGACTACCTGCAGGACGGCCATAACGACCTTGCCTCAGGCGTGGTGCTCAACCACTACCCTCTCGCGGGAAGCTGCGGCCGCGTATGCGTGCGCTACTGCGAAAAGGCCTGCCGCCGCGCCCAGGTGGATGCTCCCGTGGACATCAAGAACCTCAAGCGCTTCGCCGCCGACAAGACCATCGTGCCCGGCATTCTGAAGCCGGAACCCTGCCCCACCACGAAGAACAAGCGCGTGGCCGTCATCGGCGCGGGCCCCGTGGGCGTCACCTGCGCCTATCAGCTTCTGGAAACCGGCTATCCCGTGGATATCTATGAAGCCCACGACAAGGCCGGCGGCATGGTGCGCTACGGCATACCCTTCTACCGCCTGCCCAAGAACGTGCTCCTGCAGGAAAACGAACTCGTCAAGCAGATGGGCGGCATGTTCTTCTTCAAGCAGAAGCTCGGGCGCGACTTCCACATCGACGACCTGTTCAACCGGGGCTACAAGGCCGTGTTCATCGCCACCGGCTGCCCGCTGGGCGGCTATCTCGGCATGGAAGGGGAAGACACCTCGCTCCCCGGCTATGAAAACGGCATAGATTTTCTGGAAAAGGTGCACGACACGCTGGAAACCGGCGTCACGCCCTCCATGGAAGGCGATGTTGTCGTGGTGGGCGGCGGCAACGTGGCCATGGACTGCTGCCGTTCCGCCGTGCGCATGACAAACGGCAAGGTGCACCTCGTCTACCGCCGCACGGAAGCCGACGCCCCGGCCGACAGAGAGGAAATCGTGGAAGCCATGCGCGAAGGCGTGCAGTTCCACTTCCTTTCCGGCCAGGATTCCCTGGTGGTGGAAGACGGAAAGATCAAAGGCCTGCGCTGCGTGGCCATGCAGCAGACGGAACCCGATGAAAGCGGCCGCCGCGGCGTCACGCCCATCCCCGGTTCGGAATTCGTCATTCCCTGCGACCACGTCATCGCCGCCATCGGCCAGAAGAGCGATCCCGCCATGCTCACCAGTGAAGACGGCATCGCCCTCGACCGCAAGAACTGCATCATCGTCGACGAATATCAGGCCACCTCCCGGCCCGGCGTCTTCGCCGGCGGCGACGGTACCACCGGTCCCCGCACCAAGGGCCCGAGCGTACTCATCCACGGCATGGCTCAGGGTTCCATCGGCGCGCAGGCCATTGTGAGCTATCTTGAATACGGCAAGCCTCCCTTCCTTGCCCGCGAACGCATAAGCGAACTCATCCGCAAGGCCGACCTGCTCGGCGACGAGCCGGTATGCGGGCAGGAAAAGAAAGCCCGCGTGAAGCTCAGCGAACTCGCCCCCGCCGAACGCGCAGGCAACTTCAAGGAAGTGGAACTGGGCATGAGTCAGGAAGAGGCGTGGAAGGAAGCCAGACGCTGTATGCGCTGCTACCGCATCATGTCCGTCGTCACCCGCTCCCCCATCCCCGGTTTCAAAGCCTAA
- a CDS encoding TlyA family RNA methyltransferase, whose protein sequence is MIAKARADQLVFEQGLAESKEQARRLIMAGKVTLAPDEEHPERNPEPVQKPGHPYKITTRFQLVGVERFVSRGAYKLLTALEEYHIDVTGFVCLDAGASTGGFTDCLLQYGASRVYAVDVGHAQLHERLRADSRVISREGVNLRTAPPELIPEPVDMIVADVSFISLTMVLPHCLRWLKEGGIAVGLIKPQFEVGPGQTVKGVVRDEALRDEAVQRVLRFMEGEGLQCLGVTPAAIRGPKGNQEFLAYWKKGPRP, encoded by the coding sequence ATGATAGCCAAGGCCCGCGCCGATCAGCTCGTTTTCGAACAGGGGCTTGCCGAAAGCAAGGAACAGGCCCGCCGCCTCATCATGGCGGGCAAAGTGACCCTCGCCCCCGATGAAGAACACCCCGAACGGAACCCCGAACCGGTGCAGAAGCCCGGTCATCCCTACAAAATCACCACGCGCTTTCAGCTTGTGGGCGTGGAACGCTTCGTAAGCAGAGGAGCCTACAAGCTGCTCACCGCGCTGGAAGAGTATCATATCGACGTCACCGGTTTCGTATGCCTGGATGCGGGCGCTTCCACCGGCGGCTTCACCGACTGCCTGCTTCAGTACGGCGCTTCCCGCGTGTATGCGGTGGACGTGGGCCATGCCCAGCTTCACGAACGCCTGCGCGCCGACTCCCGCGTCATTTCCCGCGAAGGCGTGAACCTGCGTACCGCTCCGCCGGAACTTATCCCCGAACCGGTGGACATGATCGTGGCCGACGTGTCCTTCATTTCCCTCACCATGGTGCTGCCCCACTGCCTGCGCTGGCTGAAGGAAGGCGGCATTGCCGTGGGGCTCATCAAGCCGCAGTTTGAAGTGGGCCCGGGCCAGACCGTGAAGGGTGTGGTGCGCGATGAAGCGCTGCGCGACGAAGCCGTGCAAAGGGTGCTGCGCTTCATGGAAGGAGAAGGACTCCAGTGCCTCGGCGTCACCCCTGCTGCCATCCGCGGCCCGAAGGGCAATCAGGAATTTCTCGCCTACTGGAAAAAAGGCCCCCGTCCCTGA